A region of the Pricia mediterranea genome:
AAACTCCCATTATCTGATAAGGCAAAATCAAACCATTGACAGACAATGGGAAAAAGTTTCTATTATTTTCATGGTATCCGTCGGTTAATTTGGACTACAAGACAGTTACTTAACCTCGGTTGTGGATTTTCACCAAGAGTGTCATTTCTTGTAAGTCAAAGATGGCAATTTGATGGGTGGATGACTTACAGTTTGTGCCGAATATGTTTTAAAATTGTCCTTTTAGTGGGGTAATGGGTTTGGTGAAGAAGAGGCGGGCAATCAAATAGTAACTGTTTTCACAGAAATATGGTAGAACCAAGTAGAAGGTAAGCCTAAACTACGTCCGAAGTAAAAAATTACTCCGGTTCAGATTAGAGGTATGGTACTGCCAATTGACCTGTAATACCTTCTTCAAGACTTTTTTTAATTTTTGCAGGTCTTCGGGTTTCTCGATATAGATGTTGGCACCTTCCGAAAAGGTATTCTCAATGAGGTCTTCGGCGGTAAAGTTGGAATAGATAGCTACGATAGCGTCTTGCCATTCCGGGGTTTTCCTTATTTGCCTTAGACACTCCAACCCGTCGATTTTTGGCATTTTCATGTCAAGGAATATAAGATCGGGAATGGTATCGGTTGCATTCAAATGCGCTATAAACGCTTCCCCGCAGGCGAACAGTAACAGCTCGGAACGTATCTCGAAAGAAGCTATGGCCTCTTTGAACAACAAAAGGTCATCGGGATCGTCATCGACCAACAGTATGTGCAATGGGGATACCGCCATGTAGGTTTTATTTATTGTCTTTCAAGTTTGTTGTATATTCTTAAGATTTCGGCCTTTTAGGGTTGTGTTTTCAAGATTCTCCCTAAAACTTAGGTATTTCTAGTTCAATACGTGCCTTTTAAATTTCTCTTTTCGATAACTTTCAAGAAAGCGGTGGGCGTCATTCCCGTAACCTTCTTGAATTGGGAAGAGAAATGGGCGAGACTGCTATAATTTAGTTTGTGCGCTACTTCGGTCAGGGTCAGGTTCTCGTCGACCATAAGGTTTTTGGCATAATCAATTTTTTTTAAAATGACGAAACTCTCAATGGAGACATGGGTCATTTCAGGAAAAACGTTGGAAAGATGCGCATAGGAATAATTCAGTTTTTCTGACAGATAGGTAGAAAGCTTGTAGCGTACCGCCCTATCGTCGTACACCATTTCGGTAATGGCATCCTTGATGCGCTGGACCAGTATCGTTCTATGGCCGTCCAAAATCTCTATGCCGTATTCTCCGAGTGCCGATTTCAGCTGCAACAGTTGTTCGGATGAGATGTCTTCTTCCAATTTAAGTTGGCCCGAACCGCTTAAGGTATATGCCACATCCAATTTCTCTAGTTGCTCTTTAATAACAGCACTACGGAGACATTGAAGATCGTATTTTAGGTAAATATTCATCTATGATTTAGGTTGAAGTCACATCGACTGGTTTAAAGTACAGCTTCCTATCTACAAAAATGATCTTGCTTGAAACTAAATTTGACTCTTTTTTGTTTT
Encoded here:
- a CDS encoding response regulator, coding for MAVSPLHILLVDDDPDDLLLFKEAIASFEIRSELLLFACGEAFIAHLNATDTIPDLIFLDMKMPKIDGLECLRQIRKTPEWQDAIVAIYSNFTAEDLIENTFSEGANIYIEKPEDLQKLKKVLKKVLQVNWQYHTSNLNRSNFLLRT
- a CDS encoding helix-turn-helix domain-containing protein; translation: MNIYLKYDLQCLRSAVIKEQLEKLDVAYTLSGSGQLKLEEDISSEQLLQLKSALGEYGIEILDGHRTILVQRIKDAITEMVYDDRAVRYKLSTYLSEKLNYSYAHLSNVFPEMTHVSIESFVILKKIDYAKNLMVDENLTLTEVAHKLNYSSLAHFSSQFKKVTGMTPTAFLKVIEKRNLKGTY